The DNA segment CATCAGCCATTTTACCAGTTAATAATTTAACGGCACGAATAGCATCGTCGTTTGCAGGAATAATATAGTCAATTTCATCTGGATCACAGTTAGTATCAACAATTCCAACTATTGGAATGTTTAATTTAATAGCTTCAGCAACAGCAATACGCTCTTTACGAGGGTCTACGATGAACATTACGTCCGGTACACCTTTCATATCGCGAATACCGCCTAAGAATTTAACTAGACGTTCGTGTTGTTTTTTAAGTTTAACAACTTCTTTTTTAGGAAGTACTTCGAAAGTACCGTCTGCTTCCATTTTTTCGATAGCTTTTAAACGATTAACACGTTTTTGAATTGTACCAAAGTTAGTTAATGTACCACCCAACCAACGTTGGTTAACATAGTACATACCTGAGCGTTCTGCTTCGTCTTTGATTGCTTCTTGTGCTTGTTTTT comes from the Paenisporosarcina antarctica genome and includes:
- the rpsB gene encoding 30S ribosomal protein S2; its protein translation is MSVISMKQLLEAGVHFGHQTRRWNPKMKKFIFVERNGIYIIDLQKTVKKLEEAYAFMRQVGADGGKVLFVGTKKQAQEAIKDEAERSGMYYVNQRWLGGTLTNFGTIQKRVNRLKAIEKMEADGTFEVLPKKEVVKLKKQHERLVKFLGGIRDMKGVPDVMFIVDPRKERIAVAEAIKLNIPIVGIVDTNCDPDEIDYIIPANDDAIRAVKLLTGKMADALLESRQGEEDSPAEAAE